A window of Candidatus Pantoea floridensis contains these coding sequences:
- the yhjD gene encoding inner membrane protein YhjD, with product MTDNTPKESAAEAEAKPLIDIKTGNKTVDGSIQNVSRFAAWFQAIPAVAHFLRALERFNDRLGSQFGAAITYFSFLSLIPILMVSFAAVGFVLASNQDLLTELINKIVNSISDPTLATTLKNTVNTAIQQRATVGLTGLLLALYSGINWMGNLREAVRAQSRDVWERKPDDQEKFWKKYARDLLSLLGLMFALVITLSLTSIAGAAQAAIVNALGLQDIEWLRPAMTIIALSISIFANYLLFLWIFWILPRHKPRKKALFRGTLLAAIGFEVIKFVMTLTLPKLATSPSGAAFGSVLGLMAFFYFFARLTLFCAAWIATAKYKDDKEMPQPHQAK from the coding sequence ATGACGGACAACACCCCTAAAGAGAGCGCGGCTGAGGCAGAAGCCAAGCCGCTGATTGATATCAAAACCGGTAATAAAACCGTAGATGGCTCGATCCAAAACGTTTCGCGCTTTGCCGCCTGGTTTCAGGCGATTCCCGCGGTCGCACATTTTTTGCGTGCGCTTGAACGCTTTAACGATCGCCTCGGCAGCCAGTTTGGCGCGGCTATCACCTACTTCTCATTTCTCTCCCTGATACCGATTTTGATGGTCTCCTTTGCGGCTGTCGGCTTTGTGCTGGCGTCGAATCAGGACTTGCTCACCGAGTTGATCAACAAAATCGTTAACAGCATCAGCGATCCTACGTTGGCTACCACCCTGAAGAACACGGTGAATACCGCGATTCAGCAGCGCGCAACGGTAGGATTGACCGGTTTGCTGCTGGCGCTGTACTCCGGCATCAACTGGATGGGCAATCTGCGTGAAGCGGTGCGCGCGCAGTCGCGCGATGTATGGGAACGTAAGCCAGATGACCAGGAGAAGTTCTGGAAAAAGTACGCGCGTGATTTGCTTTCACTGCTTGGTTTGATGTTTGCGCTGGTGATTACGCTGTCGCTGACCTCCATTGCAGGTGCGGCGCAGGCGGCAATTGTGAATGCGCTGGGATTGCAGGATATTGAGTGGCTGCGACCAGCGATGACCATCATCGCGTTATCGATCTCTATTTTCGCGAACTACCTGCTGTTCCTGTGGATCTTCTGGATTCTGCCGCGCCATAAGCCGCGTAAGAAAGCGCTGTTCCGCGGTACGCTGCTGGCAGCAATTGGCTTTGAGGTGATTAAATTTGTGATGACGCTGACCCTGCCAAAACTGGCAACCTCGCCTTCTGGCGCGGCCTTTGGTTCGGTGCTTGGCTTAATGGCCTTCTTCTACTTCTTTGCACGTCTGACGCTGTTCTGCGCAGCGTGGATCGCCACGGCGAAATACAAAGATGATAAAGAGATGCCGCAGCCGCATCAGGCAAAATAG
- a CDS encoding LysR family transcriptional regulator has product MDKIHAMQVFVRVAEMGSFTRAAESLGLPKGSVSRQLQALENQMGTRLLHRTTRRVHLTQDGLVYYDRCLDLLSMLDDIDSLFQHDPGTLSGKLRVDMSVAMATGFVLPRLPEFLQHYPGVEIELSSSDRQVDVIREGFDCVVRVGELKDSGLIARKIGTHALINCASADYLSRFGMPVRLEDLSQHAMVHYSQQLGQPSQGFEYFDGKQCHYIQTGGVVTVNSTETYRAACLAGLGIIQVPAIGVQPLLESGQLVEVLHHFPAKPMPISLLYPHRRNVARRVRVFMEWLSQVLQEYVT; this is encoded by the coding sequence ATGGATAAAATTCACGCAATGCAGGTTTTTGTGCGGGTGGCAGAAATGGGCAGTTTTACCCGTGCGGCAGAAAGTCTCGGTTTACCGAAAGGCAGCGTTTCACGCCAGCTACAGGCGCTGGAAAATCAAATGGGTACGCGCCTGCTGCATCGCACCACGCGCCGCGTGCATCTGACTCAGGATGGCCTGGTCTATTACGATCGCTGCCTCGATTTACTATCGATGCTCGACGACATAGACAGCCTGTTTCAGCACGATCCCGGCACTTTAAGCGGCAAACTGCGCGTGGATATGTCGGTGGCGATGGCGACCGGCTTTGTGTTGCCGCGCCTGCCGGAGTTTTTACAGCACTATCCTGGCGTGGAGATTGAGCTGAGCAGCAGCGATCGTCAGGTGGATGTGATTCGTGAAGGCTTTGACTGCGTGGTACGCGTGGGCGAGCTGAAAGATTCCGGCCTGATTGCGCGCAAAATTGGCACTCACGCTTTGATCAACTGCGCCAGCGCCGACTACCTTTCCCGCTTCGGCATGCCGGTGCGGCTGGAAGATTTGTCGCAACATGCGATGGTGCATTACAGCCAACAGCTTGGGCAACCTTCACAGGGCTTTGAGTATTTTGATGGCAAACAGTGTCATTACATTCAAACCGGCGGCGTGGTGACGGTAAACAGTACCGAGACCTATCGTGCCGCGTGTCTCGCCGGTCTCGGCATTATTCAGGTACCGGCAATTGGCGTACAGCCGCTGCTGGAATCAGGACAGCTGGTAGAAGTGCTGCATCACTTCCCGGCGAAACCGATGCCGATCTCGCTGCTTTATCCGCATCGTCGTAACGTGGCGCGCCGCGTGCGAGTGTTTATGGAGTGGCTCAGCCAAGTCCTACAAGAGTATGTGACATAA
- a CDS encoding SDR family NAD(P)-dependent oxidoreductase — translation MSHKIALITGGNRGLGKNGALKLAAKGTDILFTYRNHAEEAQAVVQQIEALGARAVALQLDVGDTGQFDGFVAQVKEALQKTWQRDNFDYLVNNAGHGHYKPFADTTEDEFDALVNVHFKGPYFLTQKLLPLLVDGARILNISSGLTRMTLPGSGTYASMKGAMEVLTRYQAKELGERRIRVNILAPGAIETDFGGGHVRDTKDLNDHIASVTALGRVGLPDDIGDAISAILSDETSWITAQRIEASGGQAL, via the coding sequence ATGAGTCATAAAATTGCATTGATTACCGGCGGAAATCGCGGTTTAGGCAAAAATGGCGCGCTGAAACTGGCCGCTAAAGGCACCGATATCCTGTTTACCTATCGCAACCATGCTGAAGAAGCGCAGGCGGTAGTACAACAGATTGAAGCGCTGGGCGCGCGTGCAGTGGCGCTGCAGCTGGATGTTGGCGACACGGGGCAATTTGATGGCTTTGTGGCCCAGGTAAAAGAGGCGCTGCAAAAAACCTGGCAGCGTGACAACTTTGACTATTTAGTGAACAACGCCGGCCACGGCCACTACAAGCCCTTTGCCGATACCACGGAAGATGAGTTCGACGCACTGGTGAATGTGCATTTCAAAGGGCCCTATTTCCTGACGCAGAAACTGCTGCCACTGCTGGTGGATGGTGCGCGCATCCTGAACATTTCCAGTGGCTTAACGCGTATGACGCTGCCAGGTTCTGGCACTTACGCGTCGATGAAAGGCGCGATGGAAGTATTAACCCGCTATCAGGCTAAAGAGCTGGGTGAACGCCGCATCCGCGTCAACATTCTGGCGCCAGGAGCGATAGAAACCGATTTTGGCGGTGGCCACGTACGTGATACCAAAGATCTCAACGACCACATCGCTTCGGTGACTGCGCTGGGTCGTGTGGGATTACCGGATGATATTGGTGACGCCATTAGCGCAATTCTCAGCGATGAAACCAGCTGGATCACCGCGCAGCGCATTGAAGCCTCAGGTGGCCAGGCACTGTAA
- a CDS encoding PhzF family phenazine biosynthesis protein has product MQVAFKQVDVFTSSAFKGNPLAVIMDAQGLSDAQLAAIARWTNLSETTFVLPPQDEAADYRVRIFTVEGELPFAGHPTLGTAHALLEAGWPLKTPGKIVQECGVGLVEVKISHDGALAFAAPAATLTPFSDALMSSALNSEAFDLSQAPTIVDMGIRWLLIPLSSAQAVLDVVPSVADLHRLQQHADVNGTMIFGALPADENEQYEVRALLVENGSLTEDPVTGSANACLARYFAAQGQTRDYRARQGSVIQREGRIQVSFSDAAIWIGGQTVTVIDGTIAV; this is encoded by the coding sequence ATGCAGGTCGCATTTAAACAGGTGGATGTGTTTACCTCATCGGCGTTCAAAGGTAATCCGCTGGCGGTGATTATGGATGCGCAGGGATTAAGTGACGCGCAGCTGGCAGCAATCGCGCGCTGGACGAATCTGTCGGAAACCACCTTTGTGCTGCCGCCGCAAGATGAAGCGGCAGATTACCGCGTGCGCATTTTTACCGTAGAAGGTGAACTGCCCTTTGCCGGTCATCCAACGCTCGGCACCGCGCACGCGCTACTCGAAGCGGGTTGGCCGCTAAAAACGCCGGGCAAGATTGTGCAGGAGTGCGGCGTTGGCCTGGTTGAGGTGAAGATTAGCCACGACGGCGCGCTGGCCTTTGCAGCCCCCGCCGCCACCTTAACGCCTTTTAGCGATGCGCTGATGAGCAGTGCGCTCAACAGCGAAGCCTTTGATCTCAGCCAGGCACCCACCATCGTCGATATGGGCATTCGCTGGCTGCTGATTCCACTGAGCAGCGCGCAGGCGGTACTGGATGTGGTGCCCTCGGTGGCCGATTTACATCGTCTGCAACAGCATGCCGATGTTAACGGCACGATGATTTTTGGCGCGCTTCCCGCGGATGAAAACGAGCAGTACGAAGTGCGCGCGTTGCTGGTTGAGAATGGCAGTTTGACCGAAGATCCGGTTACCGGTAGCGCCAATGCGTGCCTGGCACGCTACTTCGCCGCCCAGGGCCAAACGCGTGATTATCGGGCGCGCCAGGGCAGCGTGATTCAGCGTGAAGGTCGCATTCAGGTGAGTTTTAGTGATGCAGCGATCTGGATTGGCGGCCAAACGGTGACGGTGATTGATGGGACGATTGCGGTGTAA
- a CDS encoding glutathione S-transferase family protein, with protein MLKVLGRTSSINVRKVLWLCEELDIAYESEPWGDDPQSLHSPEFMALNPNAMVPVIIEDDFVLWESNTILRYLANSNGGEWLYPENPRARAPVDQWMDWQATELNTSWRYAFMSLVRNSPAHQDPRLLAAAVKGWTHTMNILNAHLEKTGRYVAGRNFSLADIPVGLAVNRWYETPLEHPPFPAVQTYYERLTEREPYTTWGRNGKP; from the coding sequence ATGTTAAAAGTGCTTGGCCGTACTTCGTCTATTAACGTGCGAAAAGTTCTGTGGCTGTGCGAAGAACTGGATATCGCGTATGAATCTGAACCCTGGGGCGACGATCCGCAATCGCTGCACTCGCCCGAGTTTATGGCACTCAATCCCAATGCAATGGTCCCGGTGATTATCGAGGACGATTTCGTGCTGTGGGAATCCAACACTATTTTGCGCTATCTGGCTAATAGCAACGGCGGCGAATGGCTCTACCCAGAGAATCCGCGCGCCCGTGCGCCGGTCGATCAGTGGATGGATTGGCAAGCCACCGAGCTGAATACCTCCTGGCGCTATGCATTTATGTCACTGGTGCGCAACTCGCCAGCACATCAGGATCCCCGACTGCTGGCGGCGGCCGTCAAAGGCTGGACGCACACCATGAACATTCTCAACGCGCATTTGGAAAAAACCGGGCGCTACGTCGCAGGCCGCAATTTCTCGCTGGCAGACATTCCCGTGGGATTAGCGGTGAATCGCTGGTATGAAACACCGCTTGAGCATCCTCCCTTCCCGGCGGTACAAACGTATTACGAGCGCCTGACCGAGCGTGAGCCTTACACCACCTGGGGCCGCAACGGCAAGCCCTGA
- a CDS encoding aminotransferase-like domain-containing protein — MSLPLSSGQTLYQQLVDSFAESIHQGTLKPGKRLPAIRRVAQSHQVSINTVLNAWQILEDRGLIESRPQSGYYVRGVLPAVTRPVKPLAAKINDPSSQKLALIEQVFAAQNNPEYTNISLACPQDGTFYPAARIGRITASILRQNPNIIGRYALPPGSERLREEIARRALHNGINLPPQEITLTHGCMEALQLALRAVTKPGDCIGLESPTYFFLFPLLASLGLKALEIPTDPQQGLSLDALEMLLQEKRIQAVIAMPGAQNPLGYVMPLEHKKRLAKLVNTYHVPLLEDGLYDELQFEWPLSPPVKAFDSDGWVIYCTSFTKTVAPDFRIGWTAAGRFHERIAQLKAVSSMAESRLLSETLAEFLASGGYDHHLRTLRRRYAANLDAARGMLARHFPQGTRATLPRGGFVFWVELPGKVDTVEMFHRLLQEQICVTPGALYSLSNRYTHALRLSCCYPFDERYTWALQRTGALACEMTGLAPGQDQGLPLRPQVV, encoded by the coding sequence GTGTCCCTTCCTCTTTCATCCGGTCAAACGCTGTATCAGCAGCTGGTCGATAGTTTTGCCGAGTCAATTCATCAGGGCACGTTAAAGCCGGGCAAACGACTGCCGGCGATCCGGCGCGTGGCACAATCACATCAGGTTAGTATCAATACGGTGTTAAACGCCTGGCAAATCCTGGAAGATCGCGGCCTGATCGAATCACGTCCGCAATCGGGTTATTACGTGCGCGGCGTGCTGCCCGCCGTGACGCGTCCGGTTAAACCGCTTGCGGCAAAAATTAATGACCCCAGCTCGCAAAAGCTGGCGCTGATTGAGCAGGTGTTCGCCGCGCAGAATAATCCGGAGTACACCAATATCTCGCTCGCCTGTCCGCAGGATGGCACCTTCTATCCGGCGGCGCGTATCGGACGCATTACCGCCTCCATTTTGCGGCAGAATCCCAACATTATCGGGCGCTACGCGCTTCCGCCTGGTAGTGAGCGCTTACGGGAGGAGATTGCGCGCCGCGCGCTGCATAACGGCATCAATCTGCCGCCGCAGGAGATCACCCTCACCCACGGCTGCATGGAAGCGCTGCAGCTGGCGCTGCGTGCAGTAACCAAGCCCGGCGACTGCATTGGTCTGGAATCGCCAACCTATTTCTTCCTGTTTCCGCTGCTGGCGTCGCTGGGGCTGAAGGCGCTGGAAATCCCCACCGATCCGCAGCAAGGTTTGTCGCTGGATGCACTGGAGATGCTGCTGCAGGAGAAACGCATTCAGGCAGTGATCGCCATGCCCGGCGCGCAGAACCCGCTGGGTTATGTGATGCCGCTGGAGCATAAAAAGCGCCTGGCTAAGTTAGTGAATACTTACCACGTTCCGCTGCTGGAAGACGGCTTGTACGACGAATTGCAATTTGAGTGGCCGCTATCGCCGCCGGTGAAGGCCTTTGATAGCGACGGCTGGGTGATTTACTGCACCAGCTTTACCAAAACCGTGGCACCCGATTTTCGTATCGGCTGGACGGCCGCCGGCCGCTTTCATGAACGCATCGCCCAGCTTAAGGCAGTGTCCTCCATGGCAGAATCACGCCTGTTGAGCGAAACGCTGGCCGAGTTTCTTGCCAGCGGCGGTTACGATCATCATCTGCGCACGCTGCGGCGGCGCTATGCCGCAAATCTTGATGCCGCGCGCGGGATGCTGGCGCGCCACTTCCCACAGGGCACGCGCGCTACCCTGCCGCGCGGCGGATTTGTCTTTTGGGTAGAACTGCCGGGCAAAGTCGATACCGTGGAGATGTTTCATCGTCTGCTGCAAGAGCAAATCTGTGTAACGCCGGGAGCGCTCTACTCGCTGAGCAATCGCTATACGCACGCGCTGCGCCTCTCCTGCTGCTATCCGTTTGATGAGCGTTATACGTGGGCGTTGCAACGCACCGGCGCGCTGGCCTGCGAAATGACAGGCCTCGCGCCGGGGCAGGATCAGGGCTTGCCGTTGCGGCCCCAGGTGGTGTAA